One segment of Ketobacter sp. MCCC 1A13808 DNA contains the following:
- a CDS encoding FG-GAP-like repeat-containing protein has translation MKYCPLSLLALFMAASSIQAAPITFIDQSNSIRLTGHTESWGLAWGDLNGDRWPDLFIQGHRDYPRFYRNNGAGAFDDVATEYDPNGIWMEKTYDDKHGATIADVDNDGDQDLLIAVSGSGPAQMLINQAESGGKFVDRASSAGISDDGTARMGLWFDYNNDGRLDLLQQSSGGSTLSRRNTSGFSFTRRSGDICPGHGDYGQLTDINNDGKLDYICGRQGDFPQAIYDFSTGSFRSITSLVPTVSNVVDSISGDFNNDLKSDLVLMRGALRASGAAKIDDRSINAWLRGSSSSGFQFSANGQITVTVDYDGLGVYADAPSSVLNTNGNTSATIGGASVSYSSSSGKWTVRLGSTEQVYVRVRAVNPVSEPVMINMLDAELPTPAFYLLNGDSGFSLNHGAGLSDAVSCVSAAAADFDNDMDLDIYMACRQGVSNLANRYYDNQGDGTFVLVTSHGGEGPIGAGVEIGVAESVAIADYDVDGFVDVAVTNGLLYYPVSFGGSDKLFKNTGNGNHWIQLDLTGTTSNRDAIGAKIYATAGGVTQLREQNGGFHRWSQNSKRIHFGLASNTTVDITIEWPSGQVDTYTGLSADQLYEAIEGSDINPVVLGEPITPKLAAGDECGEPGYTSTLGPVLLIWRNCETNTWLLRAKGGLGRLTHNLPQVATGRLLSDRQFGYANPVSTDGNDIVDNSTGNVVDFSLSVQQDAVNSKGINFTTSGQTRTCLSLEGTQFRAIYLGGSGKRIYPPFDITTLDACVLDFDNDGLTDDVDTDDDNDGIPDLDDEFPYDDSEWLDSDGDGVGNNSDVFPNDPTETTDSDNDGVGDNSDAFPNDPYETSDSDGDGVGDNADAFPNNPNENSDSDGDGVGDNSDIDIDNDGLVNAAETISSNGQFRILQVKSASTVDSLADADATLASGGTGSTRGYRDTVNLADGTTDGHFGSNQSFAYGDDFVVRASGEFNVSSAGTYTFGTNTDDGVRVRVDGANVIVDDSLHGSEDHFGQVTLTAGTHSIEVVYFERSGGATLELFMAPGSENSFSSRFSLMTSSTDYQVLDNFESNQGWVRDPFNTDTATRGLWAVGNPSGTSSSGTPMQLNTTTSGSGALITELASGSAVGTYDVDNGTTSTRSPAIALPSNAQALAFNYYFAHLNNATNDDFFRVSIISGGSRYALLEQRGSATERAAVWTTYMADVSAFAGQTIQLLVEAADAGSASLIEAGMDDIEMSFAVQSSNDADGDGIPNDRDLDSDNDSIPDVVEAGLSDTDGNYIVDDLVNEQGTVWVAPDTDGDGIPDFLDAESNNPANDGTAYDISNTVYASFDTNGDGMITSADANGGIDADGDGIDDLVDTDPTQPGSGPAPTDSDSDGVPDSQDAYPNDPLRTVPAVAISNVTTMEDAGSVALQVTLSVAARQPAAINVSTTNDTAVSGSDYTATNLTLNFAVGESSKSILIPITDDLTAEANESFRVNLSNPVALTLDTASATITIQDNDSSGLSDSCFEPAYDSQTEKGVYIWELCDGSGEWRMRVTGGGDANGVVYTGYIESSGGLTFTGYSIENSDSLDDSTADLLTYELKVWNGGVDGVDFTPAADACLTTTSPSLPIYMGQNRISVSSPFNLTTLTACDVAPPQAECGEPAYDRFSEQGLFLWKDCLLDEWNVRVSSGGDPAGVVATGVVTSEGGFSDVASYSYEPNDILDNVTNPDEIYYQMKAWNAAEDGFTFKPNAANACFVLDEDLPVYLGKSKQIIDTPLNLTTLQSCSLAPEPAECGEPTYDNATDPGLYLWKDCNATGSDAQWYLRAVGGGLSWSPYSGQLTSSQPVAATGVELESNDMVDATQGDNGIDYILYVANKAIDGLNLSIPAGSQTCFDSQVIPDGAQVYVGRNKQTMTDLFNLEDLGTCQ, from the coding sequence ATGAAGTATTGCCCGTTGTCCCTATTGGCACTTTTTATGGCCGCGTCGTCAATTCAGGCTGCCCCCATCACCTTTATAGACCAATCCAACTCGATTCGCCTGACCGGGCATACCGAGAGCTGGGGTCTGGCTTGGGGCGATTTGAACGGCGACCGTTGGCCCGACCTTTTTATACAAGGACACCGGGATTATCCCCGTTTTTATCGTAACAACGGTGCCGGTGCGTTCGATGACGTGGCGACAGAATACGACCCGAACGGCATCTGGATGGAAAAGACCTACGACGATAAGCACGGTGCAACGATCGCCGATGTCGACAACGACGGCGACCAGGATCTGTTAATTGCGGTGAGTGGTTCCGGCCCGGCGCAAATGCTGATTAATCAGGCTGAATCCGGGGGCAAGTTTGTGGATCGGGCATCGAGCGCCGGCATCAGCGATGACGGCACCGCCCGCATGGGGCTGTGGTTTGACTACAACAACGACGGTCGTCTTGATCTGTTACAACAGTCTTCCGGAGGTTCCACTCTGAGCCGACGCAACACCAGCGGCTTCTCTTTCACCCGCAGAAGCGGCGATATCTGCCCTGGCCACGGCGACTACGGCCAGCTCACCGACATCAACAACGATGGCAAACTCGATTACATTTGCGGACGCCAAGGTGATTTTCCGCAAGCCATCTATGATTTTTCGACCGGCTCGTTCAGAAGCATTACCAGCCTGGTGCCAACGGTCAGCAACGTAGTGGACAGTATTTCCGGCGATTTTAACAACGACCTTAAGTCCGACTTGGTGCTGATGCGCGGTGCGCTGCGCGCCTCCGGTGCCGCCAAAATCGACGACCGCTCGATCAATGCATGGCTACGGGGCTCATCCAGCTCCGGCTTTCAGTTTTCCGCCAACGGCCAAATAACCGTGACCGTCGATTACGACGGATTAGGCGTATACGCAGATGCACCCTCCTCCGTCCTTAACACCAACGGCAACACCTCTGCCACTATCGGTGGGGCTAGCGTTTCCTATTCTTCTTCATCCGGCAAATGGACCGTAAGGCTGGGCTCAACCGAGCAGGTTTATGTGCGGGTACGGGCGGTCAATCCGGTTAGCGAACCGGTGATGATCAATATGCTCGATGCCGAGCTGCCCACACCGGCTTTTTACCTGCTAAACGGCGATTCCGGCTTTAGCCTGAATCACGGTGCCGGTTTAAGTGATGCCGTGAGCTGCGTTAGCGCGGCGGCCGCCGACTTTGACAATGACATGGACCTGGATATCTACATGGCTTGTCGTCAGGGGGTATCCAATCTGGCCAACCGCTATTACGACAACCAGGGCGACGGCACCTTCGTGCTGGTCACCTCTCATGGTGGCGAAGGCCCTATCGGTGCCGGCGTTGAAATCGGTGTAGCTGAGAGCGTTGCGATCGCCGACTACGATGTCGACGGTTTCGTGGATGTGGCGGTCACCAACGGACTGCTTTACTACCCGGTCAGCTTTGGCGGGTCTGATAAGCTGTTCAAGAACACCGGCAATGGCAATCACTGGATCCAACTGGATTTGACGGGCACGACCTCCAATCGGGACGCGATTGGTGCAAAAATCTATGCAACAGCCGGCGGCGTAACTCAGCTGCGGGAACAGAATGGCGGCTTTCATCGTTGGTCCCAGAACTCCAAACGCATCCATTTTGGCTTAGCCTCTAACACGACAGTCGACATTACTATCGAATGGCCGTCCGGCCAGGTCGATACCTACACCGGTCTCTCCGCTGACCAACTTTATGAAGCAATTGAAGGTTCTGACATCAATCCTGTGGTTCTGGGTGAACCAATCACGCCCAAACTAGCGGCTGGGGATGAGTGTGGTGAACCCGGCTATACCTCCACTTTGGGCCCTGTATTACTGATCTGGCGCAATTGCGAAACCAACACCTGGCTGCTGCGGGCCAAAGGTGGGCTAGGCCGGCTAACCCATAATTTGCCTCAGGTCGCCACCGGCAGATTGCTCAGCGATCGCCAATTTGGCTACGCTAATCCCGTATCCACCGATGGCAATGATATCGTCGATAACTCCACCGGCAACGTCGTTGATTTTTCCCTGAGCGTGCAACAGGATGCGGTAAACAGCAAAGGCATCAACTTTACCACGAGCGGTCAGACACGCACCTGCCTGTCCCTGGAAGGCACCCAATTCAGAGCCATCTATCTGGGCGGTAGCGGCAAGCGCATCTATCCACCCTTCGATATCACCACGTTGGATGCCTGCGTGCTCGATTTCGACAATGACGGCCTGACCGACGATGTCGACACTGATGATGACAACGACGGCATACCGGATCTGGACGATGAATTTCCCTATGACGACTCGGAATGGCTCGACAGCGATGGCGACGGCGTTGGCAATAACTCCGATGTCTTCCCCAATGATCCAACCGAAACCACCGACAGCGATAATGACGGTGTGGGCGATAACAGCGACGCGTTTCCCAACGACCCCTATGAAACCAGCGACAGCGATGGTGACGGCGTCGGTGACAACGCAGATGCGTTTCCCAACAACCCTAATGAAAACAGCGACAGCGACGGCGACGGCGTCGGCGATAACAGCGACATCGATATCGATAACGACGGCCTGGTGAACGCCGCTGAGACGATTTCAAGCAACGGCCAATTCAGGATTTTACAGGTCAAATCCGCATCCACTGTGGACTCTCTGGCGGACGCGGACGCAACGTTGGCAAGCGGTGGCACCGGTTCGACCCGCGGTTACCGCGACACGGTGAACCTTGCGGATGGCACCACCGATGGCCATTTCGGCAGCAACCAGAGTTTTGCTTACGGGGACGACTTTGTAGTGCGCGCTAGCGGCGAGTTTAATGTCAGTAGCGCTGGCACCTATACCTTCGGCACCAACACCGACGACGGAGTTCGGGTACGTGTCGACGGCGCTAACGTCATTGTTGATGACAGCCTGCACGGCTCGGAAGATCATTTTGGCCAGGTTACGTTGACCGCAGGCACTCACAGTATCGAGGTGGTTTACTTCGAGCGCTCAGGCGGTGCAACGCTGGAACTATTTATGGCGCCCGGTTCCGAAAACAGTTTCAGCTCCCGTTTTAGTCTGATGACCTCGTCAACGGACTATCAGGTGCTGGACAATTTCGAAAGCAACCAAGGCTGGGTGCGCGACCCATTCAACACAGATACCGCCACCCGTGGATTATGGGCGGTCGGTAATCCGAGCGGCACCTCAAGCTCAGGCACTCCGATGCAACTCAACACCACCACCAGCGGCTCGGGCGCATTAATTACCGAGCTGGCGTCCGGCAGTGCCGTCGGCACCTATGACGTGGACAACGGCACAACGTCGACCCGATCTCCGGCCATTGCCCTGCCGTCCAACGCGCAGGCGCTGGCATTCAATTACTACTTTGCTCATTTGAACAACGCGACCAACGACGATTTCTTCCGTGTGTCCATTATCTCTGGCGGTAGCCGTTACGCACTGCTTGAGCAGCGCGGCAGCGCGACCGAACGCGCAGCAGTCTGGACCACCTACATGGCGGATGTTTCTGCCTTTGCGGGACAAACCATCCAACTGTTAGTGGAAGCGGCTGATGCCGGTTCCGCATCGCTGATCGAAGCCGGCATGGACGATATCGAAATGTCCTTTGCAGTGCAGTCATCCAATGACGCCGACGGCGACGGCATTCCTAACGACCGTGATCTGGACAGCGACAATGACTCCATACCGGATGTAGTTGAGGCTGGTCTGAGCGATACAGATGGCAATTACATCGTCGACGACCTGGTCAATGAACAGGGCACGGTTTGGGTAGCCCCGGACACCGACGGTGACGGCATACCCGATTTTCTGGATGCCGAATCCAACAACCCCGCCAATGACGGAACCGCATACGACATCAGCAACACCGTCTATGCCAGCTTCGACACCAATGGCGATGGCATGATCACCAGCGCCGATGCTAACGGCGGCATAGATGCGGATGGCGATGGAATCGACGATCTGGTGGACACCGATCCAACGCAACCCGGAAGCGGCCCTGCCCCAACCGACAGCGACAGCGACGGAGTACCGGATAGCCAGGATGCCTACCCGAACGATCCTTTGCGTACGGTACCCGCAGTCGCTATCAGTAATGTCACGACCATGGAGGATGCCGGTAGCGTGGCGTTACAGGTGACCCTGTCCGTGGCAGCGCGACAACCTGCCGCCATTAACGTATCAACGACAAACGACACTGCCGTCAGTGGCAGCGACTACACCGCTACCAATCTGACGCTGAACTTCGCGGTCGGCGAAAGCAGTAAATCCATCCTGATACCAATCACCGATGATTTAACAGCGGAAGCCAACGAAAGCTTCAGAGTGAATTTGTCTAACCCCGTTGCACTGACGCTTGACACGGCGAGCGCCACCATCACTATTCAGGACAACGACAGCAGCGGCTTGTCAGACTCCTGCTTCGAGCCCGCGTATGATTCGCAAACCGAGAAAGGCGTCTATATCTGGGAGCTTTGCGATGGCAGTGGTGAATGGCGTATGCGAGTCACCGGCGGTGGCGATGCTAATGGCGTTGTTTATACCGGCTATATTGAATCTTCCGGCGGGTTGACCTTCACCGGTTACAGCATCGAGAACAGCGATTCACTCGACGACAGCACAGCGGATCTACTGACCTATGAGCTTAAAGTCTGGAATGGTGGTGTGGACGGTGTGGATTTCACACCCGCGGCCGACGCCTGCCTAACCACGACTTCGCCTTCCCTGCCTATCTATATGGGACAGAACCGAATCAGTGTCAGCTCGCCTTTCAACCTCACCACCCTGACCGCCTGCGACGTTGCACCGCCACAAGCAGAATGCGGTGAACCGGCCTACGATCGCTTTTCGGAACAAGGCCTGTTCTTGTGGAAAGACTGCCTGCTCGATGAGTGGAATGTCAGAGTAAGCAGTGGCGGCGATCCGGCTGGCGTGGTTGCGACCGGTGTGGTCACCTCCGAAGGCGGGTTTAGCGACGTAGCGTCATACAGCTACGAGCCAAACGACATTTTGGACAACGTGACCAATCCGGACGAGATCTACTATCAGATGAAAGCCTGGAATGCCGCTGAAGACGGATTCACCTTCAAACCCAACGCGGCCAATGCCTGCTTTGTGCTTGACGAAGATCTACCTGTCTACCTGGGCAAAAGTAAACAAATCATCGATACCCCGTTGAACCTGACGACTTTGCAAAGTTGCTCATTGGCGCCGGAACCGGCCGAATGCGGCGAACCGACCTACGATAACGCAACCGACCCCGGACTTTACCTATGGAAGGATTGCAATGCGACCGGCAGTGATGCCCAGTGGTACTTGCGCGCGGTCGGCGGTGGACTTAGCTGGTCGCCCTATAGCGGACAATTAACATCAAGTCAGCCGGTAGCGGCCACCGGAGTCGAGCTGGAAAGCAATGATATGGTTGACGCTACCCAGGGAGACAATGGTATCGACTATATTCTTTATGTCGCGAACAAGGCCATCGACGGATTGAATCTGAGCATACCCGCTGGCAGCCAAACCTGTTTCGACTCTCAGGTTATACCGGATGGCGCTCAGGTTTATGTCGGCAGAAACAAGCAGACGATGACCGATCTTTTCAATCTGGAAGATCTCGGCACCTGCCAATGA
- a CDS encoding PhzF family phenazine biosynthesis protein: MKLSIYQIDAFAEKAFEGNPAAVVPLEEWLPDSVMQSIAEENNLSETAFFVPSESGFHIRWFTPATEVDLCGHATLASAYVLFSILGRKEDTLSFESRSGLLKVTKAGELLTLDFPAQPPVQCITPALLSTGLGKEPVVCLECEDYVAVFENEEDVFQIAPDQEALMQLDLRGVIATAPSTEFDFIVRFFAPKYGIPEDPVTGSAYTQLAPYWSDRLGKPTLRAKQVSRRGGRLLCETRNDRVLISGNAITYMQGSIEIDIE, from the coding sequence ATGAAATTATCCATTTATCAAATTGATGCTTTTGCTGAAAAAGCGTTTGAGGGTAATCCCGCCGCCGTGGTTCCTTTGGAAGAATGGCTGCCGGATTCGGTAATGCAATCCATCGCAGAGGAAAATAATCTTTCTGAAACGGCATTTTTTGTGCCTTCAGAAAGTGGTTTTCATATTCGGTGGTTTACACCGGCGACCGAAGTCGATCTGTGTGGGCATGCGACGCTTGCCAGTGCTTACGTATTGTTTTCTATTTTGGGACGAAAAGAAGACACGCTGTCCTTTGAGTCACGTTCCGGTTTATTGAAAGTAACTAAAGCGGGCGAGCTATTGACGCTGGATTTTCCTGCTCAACCACCTGTTCAATGTATCACTCCAGCCCTGCTGTCCACCGGACTTGGTAAAGAGCCGGTGGTGTGCTTGGAGTGTGAAGATTACGTTGCCGTCTTTGAAAATGAGGAAGATGTATTCCAGATCGCGCCGGACCAGGAAGCGTTAATGCAGCTTGATCTTCGGGGTGTGATTGCAACGGCCCCCTCCACCGAGTTTGATTTTATTGTGCGTTTCTTCGCTCCCAAATACGGTATCCCGGAAGATCCCGTCACAGGATCTGCTTATACCCAATTGGCACCGTATTGGTCTGATCGACTGGGGAAACCCACGCTTCGCGCAAAGCAAGTGTCCCGTCGTGGCGGCAGGCTCTTGTGTGAAACCAGAAACGACAGGGTCTTGATCTCGGGCAACGCCATTACTTATATGCAGGGCAGCATCGAAATCGACATAGAGTGA
- a CDS encoding arylsulfatase — MFRKRAGIVKYWGTLIVFLLVAVVGQAAEQTKKPNILVLWGDDIGTWNISHNNRGMMGYSTPNIDRVANEGVSFTDYYAQQSCTAGRAAFIGGSVPVRSGMTKVGLPGAKEGWSTKDVTMATVLKGQGYSTGQFGKNHQGDRDEHLPTNHGFDEFLGNLYHLNAEEEPEQEDYPRDMKLPNGKTFLEQFGPRGVIHSWADGKGGQKITDTGPLTKKRMETIDDETSKRAMDFIREQHKAGKPWFVWWNGTRMHFRTHVKEAHRGLSGQDEYSDGMVEHDLHIGQFLKLLDELGVADDTVVMYSTDNGPHYNTWPDAGTTPFRSEKNSNWEGAYRVPTFVRWPEKFPADQTLNGIVAHEDWLVTFAAIAGDTDVKERLLKGTRINGRKYRNHLDGYNQLDYLTGKAKESPRKEFWYVNDDGQVVAARYNDWKVVFLENRGKAFGVWREPFIELRVPLLFNLRRDPFEKAQHNANVYEDWFLSRPFVIVPIQGLAAQFLASMKEYPPSQSPGSFNLSKIEEQLKSNMGSH; from the coding sequence ATGTTTAGAAAAAGAGCAGGGATTGTTAAATACTGGGGCACTTTGATTGTATTTCTATTGGTTGCTGTTGTTGGGCAGGCTGCCGAACAAACCAAGAAACCGAATATTTTGGTGTTGTGGGGTGACGATATTGGTACCTGGAATATCAGTCATAACAACCGCGGTATGATGGGGTATAGCACGCCCAATATAGATCGCGTCGCCAATGAAGGGGTTTCTTTCACTGATTACTATGCCCAACAAAGCTGTACTGCCGGGCGCGCAGCTTTTATCGGTGGGTCGGTACCGGTTCGCAGCGGAATGACGAAGGTGGGCTTGCCGGGTGCCAAAGAGGGCTGGTCAACCAAAGACGTTACCATGGCGACCGTGCTGAAAGGCCAGGGTTATTCCACCGGGCAGTTCGGCAAGAACCACCAGGGCGATCGTGATGAGCATTTACCGACTAACCACGGATTTGATGAGTTTTTGGGCAATCTCTATCACTTGAATGCTGAAGAGGAGCCGGAGCAGGAAGACTATCCGCGAGACATGAAACTGCCGAATGGAAAAACGTTTTTGGAGCAGTTTGGTCCTCGTGGTGTTATTCATTCCTGGGCAGATGGAAAGGGTGGACAGAAGATTACGGACACGGGCCCTTTGACCAAGAAGCGTATGGAAACCATTGATGATGAGACGTCAAAGCGCGCAATGGATTTTATTCGGGAGCAGCATAAAGCTGGAAAACCCTGGTTTGTGTGGTGGAACGGTACGCGCATGCATTTTCGCACCCACGTGAAAGAGGCGCATCGCGGTTTGTCGGGGCAGGATGAATATTCGGATGGCATGGTGGAGCACGACCTGCACATTGGGCAATTCCTGAAATTGCTTGATGAGTTGGGTGTTGCTGATGACACCGTGGTGATGTATTCCACTGATAACGGGCCCCATTACAACACTTGGCCTGACGCTGGCACGACCCCCTTTCGAAGTGAAAAGAATTCGAACTGGGAGGGCGCTTATCGAGTTCCCACTTTCGTACGTTGGCCAGAAAAATTCCCAGCCGACCAAACCCTTAATGGCATTGTTGCTCACGAAGACTGGCTGGTAACCTTTGCAGCTATCGCAGGTGACACCGATGTTAAGGAACGCTTGCTCAAAGGCACCCGTATCAACGGGCGCAAATATCGCAATCACCTTGATGGCTACAATCAGCTGGATTATTTGACGGGAAAAGCCAAGGAATCACCACGTAAGGAGTTCTGGTACGTGAATGATGATGGCCAGGTGGTTGCGGCTCGATATAACGATTGGAAAGTGGTGTTCCTTGAAAACAGGGGCAAGGCGTTCGGTGTATGGCGTGAACCTTTTATAGAATTGCGGGTGCCCTTGTTATTCAACCTGAGACGAGATCCGTTCGAAAAAGCCCAGCACAATGCGAACGTGTATGAGGACTGGTTCCTTTCGCGGCCGTTTGTGATTGTGCCGATTCAGGGCTTGGCAGCACAATTTTTAGCATCAATGAAAGAGTATCCGCCAAGCCAGTCTCCTGGTTCCTTCAATTTATCAAAGATTGAAGAGCAGCTTAAATCCAACATGGGCAGTCACTGA
- a CDS encoding SDR family NAD(P)-dependent oxidoreductase, producing the protein MKNSNRVALVTGSTSGIGKAIALQLSDDGFNVVFHSRDSIEEGERLAASVPKATYFQADLSDQKQAKKLASNVLSTYGRIDVLVNNAGINAMIPHDSLKEASPKVWRELYEVNVIAPWTLIAETEHALRQSSCSDYTSSIVNISSHAGVRPKGASIPYAASKASLNHMTQLLALTLSPEIRVNAIAPGLVNTPMTEKWTDARKLWAEKSPMKRGAQPAEIAHVASMLVSSNYLTGEIILVDGGLNLT; encoded by the coding sequence ATGAAGAATAGTAATAGGGTTGCCCTGGTCACAGGGTCTACATCCGGTATAGGTAAAGCTATCGCACTACAGTTATCCGACGATGGATTTAATGTAGTATTTCATTCCAGGGATTCTATTGAAGAAGGTGAAAGGCTTGCTGCTAGTGTGCCGAAGGCGACCTATTTTCAAGCTGACTTATCCGATCAGAAGCAGGCAAAAAAATTAGCATCAAACGTATTATCGACTTACGGTCGTATAGATGTTTTGGTTAATAATGCTGGAATAAACGCGATGATACCTCATGACTCCCTCAAGGAGGCGTCGCCAAAGGTGTGGCGCGAGCTTTACGAGGTGAATGTCATTGCTCCTTGGACATTGATTGCTGAAACGGAGCACGCGTTAAGGCAGTCATCATGTTCGGACTATACGAGCAGTATTGTGAATATTAGCTCGCATGCTGGCGTACGCCCGAAAGGCGCTTCAATTCCGTACGCGGCGAGTAAAGCCTCATTGAACCATATGACTCAACTATTGGCCCTAACCTTATCGCCTGAGATTCGTGTAAACGCGATTGCTCCAGGTTTAGTGAATACGCCTATGACAGAAAAATGGACTGATGCGCGTAAGTTATGGGCTGAGAAATCGCCTATGAAACGCGGGGCTCAGCCAGCTGAAATAGCGCATGTTGCTTCAATGCTCGTTTCAAGTAATTATTTGACTGGTGAAATTATACTGGTTGACGGAGGGCTTAACTTAACTTGA